From a single Persephonella sp. genomic region:
- the fliM gene encoding flagellar motor switch protein FliM, whose product MSDEFLSQEEIDALLGGGSEEKEEEKPKEDIAPFDFSEVEHIKKGGLPGFELIFERWIKLFREEVRKIMPHINMITKENIYISRFQNFMLKIPLPSSYTIFSMRPLKENALLVVDSRLVFTVISVLFGGPAKPFKVEGREFTKLELRVIQDFISTALKTFEQVWDEFYPVMVEIKSIELNPSLARIVSPNEKVIIVECKMDIDGYEAPFYFCFPQSMFLPIKDIVYSQVAFSEDPVWKKNIEEKVRKIELKLTLELTKMKLKVKDILEWEEGTELNLYVSPSEEFKLYVEDKHKFNAKLGKINDKYAAMITKPILEEEKNE is encoded by the coding sequence ATGTCTGATGAGTTCCTGTCTCAAGAAGAGATAGATGCTTTATTAGGTGGTGGTTCGGAAGAGAAAGAAGAAGAAAAGCCCAAAGAAGATATAGCCCCTTTTGATTTTTCAGAAGTAGAGCATATCAAGAAAGGCGGACTTCCCGGATTTGAACTAATTTTTGAAAGATGGATAAAACTGTTCAGGGAAGAAGTCAGAAAAATCATGCCCCATATAAATATGATAACCAAAGAAAATATCTATATATCAAGGTTTCAAAATTTCATGCTTAAAATTCCCCTTCCTTCCAGTTATACAATATTTTCAATGAGACCCCTTAAAGAAAACGCACTGCTTGTTGTTGATTCAAGACTTGTTTTTACAGTAATAAGCGTTTTGTTCGGAGGTCCTGCCAAACCATTCAAAGTAGAAGGTAGAGAATTTACAAAACTTGAACTTAGAGTAATACAGGATTTTATAAGCACAGCTTTAAAAACATTTGAACAGGTCTGGGATGAATTTTATCCGGTTATGGTTGAAATTAAATCAATAGAACTTAATCCAAGTCTTGCCAGAATAGTCTCTCCAAATGAGAAAGTAATCATTGTTGAGTGCAAAATGGATATTGATGGATATGAAGCACCGTTTTATTTCTGTTTTCCACAAAGTATGTTTCTTCCAATTAAGGATATAGTTTATTCACAGGTTGCTTTTTCTGAAGACCCTGTATGGAAAAAAAATATTGAAGAAAAAGTTAGAAAGATAGAACTGAAACTGACCCTTGAACTTACAAAGATGAAATTAAAAGTTAAAGATATTCTTGAATGGGAAGAAGGCACAGAATTAAACCTATATGTATCTCCTTCTGAAGAGTTTAAGCTTTATGTTGAGGATAAACATAAATTTAATGCAAAACTTGGAAAAATAAATGATAAATACGCTGCAATGATAACAAAACCTATTCTTGAAGAGGAAAAAAATGAGTGA
- a CDS encoding chemotaxis protein CheW, which produces MSELEVLGLREIETEISNEERLITFRLGEELIGVNIKDVIKITKDIEITPVPKTKPYILGVMNLRGNIIPVVSLKKKFNLQSPEVEKPTIVVVETELGHIGITVDKVEGAININPRDIQPPPMNSIGIDPEFIDGVVMIETEDGHKELLTLLNIKKIFRPENL; this is translated from the coding sequence ATGTCAGAGTTAGAAGTCCTTGGATTAAGAGAAATAGAAACAGAAATTTCAAATGAAGAAAGGCTTATAACATTTAGGCTCGGTGAAGAACTTATAGGGGTAAACATAAAAGATGTGATTAAAATAACAAAAGATATAGAGATTACCCCTGTTCCCAAAACAAAACCTTATATCCTTGGAGTAATGAACCTAAGGGGAAACATTATTCCTGTGGTTTCTCTGAAAAAGAAATTCAATCTCCAAAGTCCAGAAGTAGAAAAACCGACAATAGTAGTGGTTGAAACAGAACTTGGACATATAGGAATAACCGTAGACAAAGTAGAGGGGGCAATAAACATAAATCCCAGGGATATCCAGCCACCTCCTATGAACTCAATAGGTATTGACCCGGAATTTATAGATGGTGTTGTGATGATTGAAACAGAAGATGGACATAAAGAGCTTTTAACACTTTTAAATATAAAAAAAATATTCAGGCCTGAGAACCTGTAA
- the flgG gene encoding flagellar basal-body rod protein FlgG: MIRALWTSASGMEAQQTNLDVISHNIANVNTVGFKRSRANFEDLIYQNIKDPGVMSSNETRVPSGIQIGLGVKLSDVSKIFTQGSLIKTDKQLDLAIQGEGFFKIELPGGGEAYTRAGNFQLDNEGYVVTPNGYRLSPNIQISSPETLISIDISPNGKVYAVRNEGGQETVEELTDIKLYKFINPAGLKAIGENLFVQTEASGEAIEGDPNTDGFGKLAQGFLEASNVNIVEEMVNLIVAQRAYEINSKGIITADEMLRTVATLKS; encoded by the coding sequence ATGATTAGAGCATTATGGACATCAGCTTCAGGAATGGAAGCCCAGCAAACAAATCTTGATGTTATATCCCACAATATTGCTAACGTTAACACTGTAGGATTTAAAAGAAGCAGGGCAAATTTTGAAGATCTTATATATCAGAATATAAAAGACCCTGGAGTTATGAGTTCAAATGAAACAAGGGTTCCTTCAGGAATTCAGATTGGTCTTGGGGTAAAACTATCAGATGTATCTAAAATATTTACCCAGGGTAGTTTGATAAAAACAGATAAACAGCTTGATCTCGCTATACAGGGAGAAGGATTTTTCAAAATAGAACTTCCAGGAGGAGGAGAAGCTTATACAAGAGCCGGTAATTTTCAGTTGGATAATGAAGGTTATGTTGTAACCCCTAACGGATATAGATTATCTCCCAATATCCAGATATCCTCTCCTGAAACCTTAATCAGCATAGACATCAGCCCAAATGGAAAAGTTTATGCAGTTAGAAATGAAGGTGGACAGGAAACAGTTGAAGAGCTTACAGATATCAAGCTATACAAATTTATAAATCCAGCCGGTTTAAAAGCAATAGGAGAAAATTTGTTCGTTCAGACAGAAGCCTCAGGTGAGGCAATAGAAGGTGACCCTAACACAGACGGATTTGGAAAGCTTGCACAGGGATTTCTTGAGGCTTCCAATGTAAATATTGTTGAGGAAATGGTTAATCTGATTGTTGCACAGAGGGCTTACGAGATTAACTCAAAAGGTATAATTACAGCAGATGAGATGCTCAGGACAGTTGCAACACTTAAAAGTTAA
- the fliN gene encoding flagellar motor switch protein FliN, which translates to MSEEEKKENQSEEEVDQEKLAEEWAKMAEAGSSETGEGSQEESVDQEKLAEEWAKMAESGESSEAESSEEVDQEKLAEEWEQMAQATSEEKESQEELAKEWEQMGAQQEKPVEMAEFEKEKLDLLMDIPLEISVEIGSTTMPLEEILKLNPNSIVELDRYIDQPVDIKVNGKLIAKGQLYTVENNFGIKITSIITVQERMKLLSNDEM; encoded by the coding sequence ATGAGTGAAGAAGAAAAAAAGGAAAACCAATCTGAAGAAGAAGTAGATCAAGAAAAATTAGCAGAGGAATGGGCTAAAATGGCTGAAGCAGGCTCTTCTGAAACAGGAGAAGGGTCTCAGGAAGAATCTGTAGATCAAGAAAAACTGGCAGAAGAATGGGCAAAGATGGCGGAAAGTGGAGAATCTTCAGAGGCAGAAAGTTCTGAGGAAGTAGATCAGGAAAAACTTGCAGAGGAATGGGAGCAGATGGCACAGGCTACATCTGAAGAAAAAGAAAGCCAGGAAGAGCTTGCTAAAGAATGGGAACAAATGGGAGCCCAGCAGGAAAAGCCTGTTGAAATGGCAGAATTTGAGAAGGAAAAATTAGATTTATTAATGGATATTCCCCTTGAGATTTCTGTTGAGATAGGAAGCACTACAATGCCCCTTGAGGAAATCCTTAAACTAAATCCAAATAGCATTGTTGAACTTGATAGATATATTGACCAGCCTGTTGATATCAAAGTAAATGGTAAGCTTATAGCAAAAGGACAACTTTATACAGTAGAAAATAATTTTGGAATAAAAATAACAAGCATAATAACCGTCCAAGAAAGAATGAAACTTCTTTCAAACGACGAAATGTAA
- a CDS encoding methyl-accepting chemotaxis protein, with the protein MGLFGCKDAYRTIDRLKEEIEKKDEYIAKLEELLKAKDDEVKVLQNDLKKKQQQIDEFQEKLESIKGKFGDLQEYLRNQWKILDYLQEEGVFIANTNFKPGKEGNELIFVNQRGKQILKELGEDINKVYGFNIDWEHPEGISIHRFHKDPERIKQLLKALKPGEVIKNADIVVGNHVIESYRFAVTDPDGNIVGYASTWKDVTSDRFLDKIILETSPEMAMTIYETAQIGINTFKLRDEMITFKNNLNHIVDSVSEISNALSELSNSIQEVQRTQEDINELVEKGSQSIEKSVANIRQSVEVISKLTESTAELRKRVTGIEHILDVILEITEQTNLLALNAAIEAARAGEVGRGFAVVADEVRKLAEKTSKSANEIREVVMAIMEEMERTETEVTNVRDIINEGAEYSEEIERVLEKIKNANEKITSMIMRQTSSTEEQSNTIKVVSEKSRELLESIDDILDIGIELDQIANATFKNSMEVWNMFRQIRKVGELDLLTRILEHAAFVENIIKAIEGKASFTPIDHTQCNLGKWYYTQGLIEAEKYGPEAVELMKELEKHHIEFHNLGMEIMKLQEEGKVDEAIDKVDILAQKSREIANILVKLFQVMVMKRKESQIQ; encoded by the coding sequence ATGGGTCTCTTTGGATGCAAAGATGCATACCGGACTATAGACAGACTGAAGGAGGAAATAGAGAAAAAAGATGAATACATAGCCAAACTTGAGGAGTTATTAAAGGCAAAAGATGATGAAGTAAAAGTTTTACAAAATGATTTAAAGAAAAAACAACAACAGATTGATGAATTTCAAGAGAAGTTAGAAAGTATTAAGGGGAAATTCGGAGATTTACAAGAATATCTGAGAAATCAATGGAAAATACTGGACTATTTACAAGAAGAAGGTGTATTTATTGCCAATACAAACTTTAAACCTGGTAAAGAAGGAAATGAGCTGATTTTTGTAAACCAAAGAGGAAAGCAGATATTAAAAGAACTAGGAGAAGACATTAATAAGGTTTACGGCTTTAATATAGACTGGGAACATCCTGAAGGAATATCTATCCATAGATTCCATAAAGACCCAGAAAGGATAAAACAGCTTTTAAAAGCCTTAAAACCAGGCGAAGTTATAAAAAATGCGGATATTGTTGTGGGTAACCACGTTATAGAATCTTATAGATTTGCTGTTACTGACCCGGATGGAAATATAGTAGGATATGCTTCCACCTGGAAAGATGTAACCAGCGATAGATTCCTTGACAAGATTATTCTTGAAACCTCACCTGAAATGGCAATGACCATATATGAAACAGCTCAGATTGGTATTAATACATTCAAACTAAGAGATGAAATGATAACTTTCAAAAATAATCTTAACCACATTGTTGATTCTGTTTCTGAAATAAGCAATGCATTATCAGAATTGTCAAACTCAATTCAAGAAGTCCAAAGAACACAGGAAGATATTAACGAGCTTGTGGAAAAAGGTTCACAATCTATAGAAAAATCTGTTGCAAATATCAGACAGTCTGTTGAGGTTATATCAAAACTTACGGAATCTACAGCCGAGCTTAGAAAAAGAGTTACAGGTATTGAACATATACTTGATGTAATTCTTGAGATTACAGAGCAAACAAATCTTCTTGCCTTAAATGCTGCTATTGAAGCTGCAAGGGCAGGTGAAGTAGGAAGAGGATTTGCAGTTGTTGCTGATGAGGTAAGGAAACTTGCTGAAAAAACATCTAAGAGTGCCAATGAGATAAGAGAAGTTGTAATGGCAATTATGGAAGAAATGGAAAGAACAGAAACAGAAGTAACAAATGTCCGTGATATTATTAATGAAGGTGCTGAATATTCGGAAGAGATAGAACGTGTCCTTGAAAAGATTAAAAATGCAAATGAAAAAATAACAAGTATGATAATGAGGCAAACTTCCTCTACAGAAGAACAATCAAATACAATAAAAGTAGTATCTGAAAAGAGCAGGGAACTACTGGAATCAATTGATGATATTTTAGACATCGGTATAGAACTCGACCAGATCGCGAATGCCACATTTAAAAACAGTATGGAAGTATGGAATATGTTCAGACAAATTAGAAAAGTTGGAGAACTTGACCTGCTTACAAGGATACTTGAACATGCAGCATTTGTTGAAAACATAATCAAAGCCATAGAAGGGAAAGCTTCGTTTACTCCTATTGACCATACACAGTGCAACCTTGGAAAATGGTATTACACACAAGGGCTTATTGAAGCTGAAAAATATGGACCTGAAGCTGTAGAACTTATGAAAGAACTTGAAAAACACCATATAGAGTTCCATAATCTCGGAATGGAAATAATGAAACTTCAAGAAGAAGGAAAAGTGGATGAAGCAATAGATAAGGTTGATATACTTGCCCAAAAATCAAGAGAAATTGCGAATATTCTTGTTAAACTATTTCAAGTAATGGTTATGAAAAGAAAAGAATCCCAAATACAATAA
- the fliG gene encoding flagellar motor switch protein FliG gives MPEEKKQEKSLKGSEKAAILLSLLPEEVTVNIFKHLKEHEIEKLIKQILTIEPPSKETAKQIVEEAFNSLKEIAPIKIAPDNLKKILEQALPPDKLEKLLADTLTVEEGKAIFRELEKMDPKFVANIIQNEHPQVIALILSQLKPQKAAEIIQYLPKRLGVTNVQEEVIKRIASIEKISSDMLKMVADTLEEELLTVGAGKEETLSGVDIAAEIVNILPKELAQEILDEIRKENASLADTIEEKMFKFEDIVKLDNRAIIEILKVVDKNDLLIALKGAPPEIMDKFLSNMSKRAAQMFLEDMEILGPVKKSDVEKARKKIIATIKSLIEKGVIEYGAGEEMI, from the coding sequence GTGCCGGAAGAAAAAAAACAGGAAAAAAGTCTTAAAGGTTCAGAAAAAGCAGCAATATTACTATCTTTATTACCTGAAGAAGTCACAGTAAATATTTTTAAACATTTAAAAGAACATGAAATTGAAAAATTAATAAAACAAATTCTTACAATAGAACCTCCATCAAAAGAAACAGCGAAACAAATTGTTGAAGAAGCCTTTAATTCTCTTAAAGAAATAGCACCAATAAAAATAGCACCAGACAATTTAAAGAAAATTCTTGAGCAGGCTTTACCACCTGACAAACTTGAAAAGCTACTGGCAGATACTTTGACAGTAGAGGAAGGAAAAGCTATATTCAGGGAACTTGAAAAAATGGACCCTAAATTTGTGGCAAATATAATCCAGAATGAACATCCCCAGGTGATTGCTCTTATACTTTCCCAGCTTAAACCACAAAAGGCAGCTGAGATAATACAGTATTTACCAAAAAGATTAGGAGTAACAAATGTTCAAGAGGAGGTTATAAAAAGGATTGCATCTATAGAAAAAATATCCAGTGATATGCTTAAGATGGTAGCCGATACACTTGAAGAAGAATTACTCACTGTGGGAGCTGGAAAAGAAGAAACATTAAGCGGAGTTGATATTGCAGCCGAAATTGTGAATATCCTGCCTAAAGAGCTGGCCCAGGAGATATTAGATGAAATTCGTAAAGAAAACGCTTCTCTTGCAGATACGATTGAAGAGAAAATGTTCAAATTTGAAGATATTGTCAAACTGGATAACAGGGCTATTATTGAAATACTTAAAGTTGTTGATAAAAATGACCTTCTCATTGCCCTTAAAGGAGCTCCACCTGAGATTATGGATAAATTCCTGTCTAATATGTCTAAAAGGGCAGCACAGATGTTCCTTGAAGATATGGAAATACTGGGACCAGTTAAAAAATCAGATGTTGAAAAGGCAAGAAAGAAAATCATTGCAACTATCAAGAGCCTGATAGAAAAAGGAGTTATAGAGTATGGGGCAGGAGAAGAAATGATTTAG
- the flgA gene encoding flagellar basal body P-ring formation chaperone FlgA translates to MQHLKVKIFLFFLLIFPFSYGETVITLKKYLNTNKNQVELSDIATIKADTPTLKSFLSQIVVVNNLTGSVKIYPETIKQILRQNYIDTSKIRIIGNFTVISKNTPYINTQKIKQDILNYIRNRYPDYQIQQIRIPPFEKKFPYQVQIKIVERNKTSSYMYLSYQILRNGQLIKSINVSVKYIPFAKVVVAARDIMKGQLISKEDIRTEKIKFRRGYITDPNIVIGAIAKVFIQKDKPIRENMIEPDYPVKKRSYVKVVYDRNGIRIEITGYALENGQKGQVIKVKNPSTGKILPCKVIGENTVLFIGGSQ, encoded by the coding sequence TTGCAACACTTAAAAGTTAAAATATTTCTGTTTTTCCTGCTGATTTTTCCCTTTAGTTACGGGGAAACCGTTATAACACTGAAAAAATACCTTAATACCAATAAAAACCAGGTTGAGCTGTCTGATATAGCAACGATAAAAGCAGATACACCAACTTTAAAATCATTTTTGTCACAGATTGTTGTAGTAAATAATCTAACCGGTTCAGTAAAAATATACCCGGAAACCATAAAACAGATACTCCGCCAAAACTACATAGATACTTCAAAAATCCGTATAATCGGAAACTTCACAGTTATCAGCAAAAATACCCCTTATATTAATACTCAAAAAATAAAACAAGATATTCTCAACTATATAAGAAATAGATATCCAGACTATCAAATTCAGCAAATAAGAATTCCTCCCTTTGAAAAAAAATTTCCATATCAGGTTCAAATAAAGATAGTGGAAAGAAATAAAACATCTTCTTATATGTATTTAAGCTATCAGATTCTCAGGAACGGGCAGTTAATAAAGAGTATAAATGTATCTGTCAAATATATACCATTTGCAAAAGTAGTCGTAGCTGCCAGAGATATTATGAAAGGACAGCTTATATCAAAAGAAGATATCAGAACTGAGAAAATTAAATTTAGAAGGGGTTATATCACTGACCCAAATATTGTGATAGGTGCTATTGCAAAAGTTTTTATCCAGAAAGACAAACCTATAAGGGAAAATATGATTGAACCTGATTATCCGGTAAAGAAAAGAAGTTATGTTAAAGTAGTATATGACCGAAATGGTATAAGGATAGAAATAACCGGTTATGCCCTTGAAAATGGCCAGAAAGGACAGGTTATTAAAGTTAAAAATCCATCAACAGGAAAGATACTACCATGCAAGGTAATAGGAGAAAATACAGTCTTATTTATAGGTGGTTCCCAGTAA
- a CDS encoding chemotaxis response regulator CheY, translated as MALPDPNIKILVVDDMATMRRIIKGLLEQLGFKNIDEAEDGKVALQKLKSGKYDFVITDWNMPNMTGLELVQEIRKDPELKHLPVLMVTAEAKKENVLMAIKAGVNNYIVKPFTAEVLKEKIEKIFSALKK; from the coding sequence ATGGCATTACCTGACCCAAACATAAAAATACTTGTTGTTGACGATATGGCAACAATGAGAAGAATTATTAAAGGTCTTCTTGAACAGCTTGGTTTTAAAAATATAGACGAGGCAGAAGACGGAAAAGTTGCACTCCAGAAATTAAAATCAGGCAAGTATGATTTTGTAATAACAGACTGGAATATGCCAAATATGACAGGGCTTGAACTTGTTCAGGAAATTAGGAAAGACCCTGAGCTAAAACATTTACCTGTGCTTATGGTTACTGCCGAAGCTAAAAAAGAAAACGTTTTAATGGCAATTAAAGCTGGAGTCAACAACTATATCGTAAAACCATTTACAGCAGAAGTTTTAAAGGAAAAAATAGAAAAAATTTTCTCGGCACTTAAAAAATAG
- a CDS encoding chemotaxis protein, translating to MAKKDYLPKILETGANELEIIDFRMYELLDNGEIYEWVLGVNVAKVREVTRRPENIVKSPGSPPEVEGIAKIRGEIVPIVNLAKWMKIREPEGAGKYVIVMEFLREIVGVIVHEAKRIRRIKWADIKKPPPSIEERLGGKIVGVIEIEDGQLLLLLDFEGILDELGMIKIFGIEEEVPEEEVERKGHFTILILDDSPVARKIIRGILEKDGHTVLEASSGLEGLDILNKYLEQAKAEGKDITDYIQLIVSDIEMPGMDGLTFTRKIKEHPELSKIPVIINTSLSDRATVDKAKFVNADAHLVKFDAPDLLKLVHKYAIKK from the coding sequence ATGGCTAAAAAGGATTATCTTCCAAAAATACTTGAGACAGGAGCTAATGAACTTGAGATAATCGACTTTAGAATGTATGAGCTTCTTGATAACGGAGAAATATATGAATGGGTTTTAGGTGTAAATGTAGCAAAGGTTCGCGAAGTAACCAGAAGGCCGGAAAATATAGTAAAATCCCCAGGTTCTCCACCGGAAGTTGAAGGAATAGCAAAAATCAGAGGTGAAATAGTTCCTATAGTGAATCTTGCAAAATGGATGAAAATTAGAGAACCTGAAGGAGCAGGAAAATATGTAATAGTTATGGAATTCCTCAGAGAAATTGTAGGTGTTATAGTTCACGAGGCAAAAAGAATTAGAAGAATAAAATGGGCTGACATAAAAAAACCTCCTCCAAGCATTGAAGAAAGACTTGGAGGAAAAATTGTAGGTGTTATTGAAATAGAAGACGGTCAACTACTACTTTTACTTGATTTTGAAGGAATACTTGATGAACTGGGAATGATTAAGATATTCGGTATTGAGGAGGAAGTTCCCGAAGAAGAGGTAGAAAGAAAAGGCCATTTCACAATATTAATACTTGATGACAGTCCAGTAGCAAGGAAAATAATAAGAGGAATACTTGAAAAAGACGGCCATACGGTATTGGAGGCTTCCAGTGGTCTGGAAGGTCTCGACATTCTCAATAAATATCTTGAACAGGCAAAAGCAGAAGGGAAAGATATAACAGACTACATACAGCTAATTGTTTCAGATATAGAAATGCCCGGGATGGATGGTCTTACATTTACAAGAAAAATAAAAGAACATCCGGAACTGTCTAAAATACCTGTTATTATAAATACATCCCTAAGTGATAGAGCAACAGTTGATAAAGCAAAATTTGTTAATGCAGATGCACACCTTGTTAAATTTGATGCACCTGACCTTTTAAAACTTGTTCATAAATATGCAATAAAAAAATAA
- a CDS encoding methyl-accepting chemotaxis protein produces the protein MNKKLITLFITEIFITVIFSIYLISTSQKIREMESTYLLTGRIYDKISAVKEIQKFGITINKHQILNQLKSYPYPENIYISKLSKIINTSDWDSLNFRLSQFLTELKKQQKRLTYIQRLLIAIFPLILAISLSLDFYLIYKVFSNREKQIKDTIRKIVTGEPPGNITIDELRLLNNWLSSTFKEMIQSSDNVIKNSSVLFMEFGKTENKKKKIQENTLELALTSEIVSISIENISRYIHNIYNVVQELDKRAIESSDIIFKSIDEVQALSSEVISLKRNVETLMEQSEKIYEVVNTVKEITEQTNLLALNATIEAARAGEAGKGFAVVADEVRALANKTKRSTVEITQIIDTISQSMKELATQLSQKANRAINVQKLMESSGENVSKMKKSVQLITGMTGEISQLIDEEEETLNFMKNEIINLSKETESFDRLFNLLKEILYETEQNFEKILENIPLNNSKLAIEGKIYFLSWISLLSKGIKQELQKTHIYEWIQNKLIKHHPEGLELLHLLEEIDKKPEIDKKDIYRFFEKLDKITEQ, from the coding sequence ATGAATAAAAAGCTTATTACACTGTTTATTACAGAGATCTTTATTACAGTTATATTCTCTATTTATCTAATCTCCACTTCCCAGAAAATACGGGAGATGGAGAGTACCTATCTTCTTACTGGTAGGATTTACGACAAAATTTCAGCAGTTAAAGAAATACAAAAATTTGGAATTACAATAAACAAGCATCAAATTTTAAATCAGCTTAAATCTTATCCTTATCCGGAAAATATTTATATTTCGAAACTATCTAAAATAATTAATACCTCTGACTGGGATTCCTTAAACTTCCGTTTGTCACAATTTTTAACAGAATTAAAAAAACAGCAAAAAAGACTTACCTATATCCAGAGATTACTAATTGCAATTTTTCCCTTAATTTTAGCCATTTCCCTGTCCCTTGATTTTTATCTGATATATAAAGTTTTCTCAAACAGAGAAAAACAGATTAAAGATACAATAAGGAAAATAGTAACCGGTGAACCTCCTGGAAACATAACAATAGATGAACTAAGACTGCTAAATAATTGGCTAAGCTCCACATTTAAAGAAATGATCCAGTCCTCAGATAATGTGATTAAAAACTCCTCTGTATTATTTATGGAGTTTGGAAAAACAGAAAATAAAAAGAAAAAAATACAGGAAAATACACTTGAGCTTGCCCTGACATCTGAGATAGTTTCCATCTCAATAGAAAATATAAGTAGATATATACACAATATTTATAATGTAGTTCAAGAGCTTGATAAAAGGGCAATTGAAAGTTCAGATATTATTTTTAAATCAATAGATGAAGTCCAAGCCCTTTCATCTGAGGTAATATCCCTTAAAAGAAATGTAGAAACTCTAATGGAACAATCTGAAAAGATATATGAAGTTGTAAACACAGTCAAAGAAATAACAGAACAAACAAATCTCCTTGCCTTAAATGCAACAATTGAAGCTGCAAGGGCTGGAGAGGCCGGAAAAGGATTTGCTGTCGTTGCCGATGAAGTAAGGGCACTGGCAAACAAAACAAAAAGGTCAACTGTTGAGATAACACAAATAATAGATACTATTTCCCAATCTATGAAAGAACTTGCTACCCAGCTTTCACAAAAAGCAAACAGAGCAATAAATGTCCAGAAACTTATGGAAAGTTCAGGTGAAAATGTCAGTAAGATGAAAAAAAGTGTTCAGCTAATAACAGGAATGACAGGTGAGATTTCCCAGCTAATAGATGAAGAGGAAGAAACCCTTAACTTTATGAAAAATGAAATAATTAACCTCAGTAAAGAGACAGAATCTTTCGACAGATTGTTTAATCTACTCAAAGAAATTTTATATGAAACAGAACAAAACTTTGAAAAAATACTGGAAAATATACCTTTAAACAATTCTAAACTTGCGATAGAAGGGAAAATATACTTCCTCTCGTGGATAAGCCTGCTATCAAAAGGAATAAAGCAAGAATTACAGAAAACCCACATTTATGAATGGATACAAAATAAACTAATCAAGCATCATCCAGAAGGTTTAGAATTGTTACATTTATTAGAAGAAATTGATAAAAAACCAGAAATAGATAAAAAAGATATTTACAGATTTTTTGAAAAATTAGATAAAATCACAGAGCAGTAA
- a CDS encoding flagellar hook-basal body protein: MAINFQPIYVLAAGGERALENLDTTANNLANVNTPGFKKLLLREMSQYIPENKGDTAHLFVFPRFNDTPVINTQGNIFRTDAPLDFAIFGEGFFAVETPNGIQYTRNGHFFRNQDGYIVDANGNYLLDTQGKRIQIKNMIQPITVADDGTIYQGDQQVAKFMIKNFTAIKPVGNSYYIPDTQKGATEVPAQYSIKQGYLEHSNVNAIKGMIELINAQRRFEIYGTLMRSLDQMEQKSNEIGRA; this comes from the coding sequence ATGGCAATAAATTTCCAACCGATATATGTTCTGGCAGCAGGTGGAGAAAGGGCACTGGAAAATTTGGACACGACAGCAAATAATCTGGCTAATGTTAACACACCCGGCTTTAAAAAACTACTCCTCAGGGAAATGAGCCAGTATATTCCGGAAAACAAAGGAGATACTGCACACCTGTTTGTTTTTCCCAGATTTAATGATACACCGGTGATAAACACCCAGGGTAATATTTTCAGAACAGACGCGCCACTTGATTTTGCCATATTTGGAGAAGGATTTTTTGCAGTTGAAACTCCAAACGGTATTCAATACACCCGTAATGGACACTTTTTCAGAAATCAGGATGGTTATATAGTTGATGCCAATGGAAATTATCTGCTTGATACACAGGGAAAAAGAATTCAAATTAAAAATATGATACAACCGATAACAGTTGCAGATGATGGAACCATATATCAGGGAGACCAGCAAGTAGCAAAATTTATGATAAAAAACTTTACAGCTATAAAACCTGTAGGAAATAGCTATTACATCCCTGATACACAAAAGGGAGCAACAGAAGTGCCAGCCCAGTATTCAATAAAACAGGGATATCTGGAACACTCAAACGTAAATGCAATTAAAGGCATGATAGAACTTATAAATGCCCAGAGAAGATTTGAAATTTACGGAACACTTATGAGAAGTTTAGACCAGATGGAACAAAAAAGTAATGAAATAGGAAGAGCATAA